A single region of the Arthrobacter sp. PAMC25564 genome encodes:
- the rpsI gene encoding 30S ribosomal protein S9, with product MAQNEELTTEAVVAEENLTSYTSESGPAEAEAPKKERPALTVAGAAVGRRKEAVARVRIVPGTGKWTINGRELANYFPNKLHQQDVNEPFKILDLDGAYDVIARIHGGGISGQAGALRLGIARSLNEIDTENNRATLKKAGYLRRDARVIERKKAGLKKARKAQQYSKR from the coding sequence GTGGCTCAGAACGAAGAACTGACCACCGAGGCCGTTGTGGCTGAGGAAAACCTGACCAGCTACACCTCGGAAAGCGGTCCTGCGGAAGCGGAAGCGCCCAAGAAGGAACGCCCGGCCCTCACCGTCGCCGGCGCAGCAGTTGGCCGTCGCAAGGAAGCCGTCGCACGTGTCCGCATTGTGCCCGGCACCGGCAAGTGGACCATCAACGGCCGCGAACTGGCCAACTACTTCCCGAACAAGCTGCACCAGCAGGACGTCAACGAACCCTTCAAGATCCTCGATCTTGACGGCGCCTACGACGTCATTGCCCGCATCCACGGTGGCGGCATTTCCGGCCAGGCCGGTGCCCTGCGCCTCGGCATCGCCCGTTCACTGAACGAGATCGACACCGAGAACAACCGCGCGACCCTGAAGAAGGCCGGTTACCTGCGCCGTGACGCCCGCGTCATCGAGCGTAAGAAGGCTGGTCTCAAGAAGGCCCGTAAGGCTCAGCAGTACTCCAAGCGCTAA
- a CDS encoding glycosyltransferase family 87 protein: MATWVISKALSCKRRCVALTWHYRRMWNISGPNPKKMDFAMKYPLVTRLAPFPIWLLGLVIAFQSVKVTVLDDALGQDAHAYWLAAQSELVYDRAPGQKDAYLYSPVFLAVIRPLGMLSWPLFLAVWICLEAAVLFWLVKPLPIKWSVPVFLLCMPELLIGNIYVLLAGAAVVGMQKPAAWSFPVLTKVTAGIGLLWFAVRGDWRRLLHGVGVLALIVIVSYALDPTQWHAWLRFLFDHTDGTPDSRTSFLLRCLLAVLLVVIGARKQWPWLVAPAMVLASPVLVGLLPLTMLAAIPRLTRLAGQDIDLACSPLPEEAKNSEARIGLLHGRSGPGPWPATRERL; this comes from the coding sequence GTGGCCACCTGGGTGATTTCAAAAGCATTGAGCTGCAAGCGCCGTTGCGTGGCGCTGACGTGGCATTATCGGAGGATGTGGAATATTTCTGGCCCGAACCCGAAGAAGATGGATTTCGCTATGAAGTACCCTTTGGTGACGCGGTTGGCGCCTTTCCCAATATGGCTTCTCGGTTTAGTCATAGCATTTCAGTCCGTCAAAGTCACCGTCCTCGACGACGCACTAGGACAAGACGCTCATGCCTACTGGCTTGCTGCACAGAGCGAACTGGTGTATGACAGGGCGCCCGGCCAGAAAGATGCATACCTCTACTCGCCAGTTTTCCTCGCTGTGATCCGACCCCTCGGCATGCTTTCCTGGCCGCTTTTCCTGGCGGTATGGATCTGCCTAGAGGCAGCGGTCCTCTTCTGGCTTGTAAAGCCACTCCCAATCAAATGGTCAGTCCCGGTTTTTCTACTCTGCATGCCGGAACTCCTGATCGGTAATATCTATGTATTGCTTGCCGGCGCCGCCGTGGTCGGCATGCAGAAGCCTGCCGCATGGTCGTTTCCGGTCCTGACAAAGGTCACCGCAGGAATCGGACTTCTATGGTTCGCCGTGCGCGGCGACTGGCGCCGGCTACTGCACGGCGTTGGTGTACTGGCGCTGATTGTCATCGTTTCGTATGCTCTGGACCCCACGCAGTGGCACGCTTGGCTACGGTTCTTATTCGATCACACGGATGGGACACCAGACAGCCGAACCAGCTTTCTGTTGCGCTGCTTGCTCGCCGTTCTCCTGGTGGTAATCGGGGCACGAAAGCAGTGGCCCTGGTTGGTCGCTCCCGCCATGGTCCTGGCTTCCCCCGTACTTGTCGGTCTCCTGCCGCTAACGATGTTGGCCGCAATCCCCAGACTCACAAGGCTGGCTGGGCAAGACATAGATCTCGCCTGTTCCCCGTTGCCCGAGGAAGCGAAAAACTCTGAGGCACGTATTGGGCTGCTTCATGGACGGTCAGGGCCGGGCCCCTGGCCGGCAACCCGCGAACGTCTTTGA
- a CDS encoding glycosyltransferase family 39 protein: MSTPAARTRESARHDGATVGHRASPRRWIPRRVAEFLRGPSADPAWERPALLVLLAFTTLLYTWGLDRNGWANSFYSAAAMSGSQSWTAFFFGSSDPGNAITVDKPPLSIWVMSLSVRTFGLSPWSLLLPQAVMGVISVYLLYRMVRKRSDAPTGLLAGAFLAVIPVATVMFRYNNPDALLTLLMIGIAYSTLEAIDRGQLRWLLLAGLLTGAAVLTKQLQVLLLLPSIAVAYVLFARTSVGKRFLHLLAALAAAVVAGGWWFLLVQLTDPSQRPFIGGSRNNSAIELTLGYNGLDRLTGEDASRTMAAGIAGPADDLASGFQRFLQPQFSGQSGWLLPLATAGLFIGVWWVWRRQAPPAARALLLLCCVWFASGASVVAFMSGIVHPYYILAAVPPICALAAVALMHFMRGFHKSRTRFLAVVTLIASMIFAFVTVSRSTEDFPGLPYAMLVVWGVAIAGVLLRAPNPRVAQVAGAMLVGTLFLGPVLWSLNTVLSPHNGGGVIAGPGILGMRTDDRTRAPSGTPPNLLTVAYGDLPSPTLLERLRHQPPSTIWAAAFVGSETAANYQLDSGQAMLPLGGFDGTDPFPTLEQFKALVAEGRVGAIVIQNLPPWTLEGRGESARIVEWVRARFVAERIGDADYFQLAR; this comes from the coding sequence GTGAGCACCCCGGCCGCCCGCACCCGCGAATCGGCGCGGCACGACGGTGCAACTGTGGGCCACCGTGCGTCACCGCGTCGCTGGATACCACGGCGCGTCGCTGAATTCCTGCGCGGTCCGTCTGCGGATCCGGCTTGGGAACGGCCCGCGCTGTTGGTCCTGCTGGCGTTCACGACGCTGCTCTACACTTGGGGGCTGGATCGCAACGGGTGGGCAAATTCGTTCTATTCAGCAGCCGCGATGTCAGGTTCCCAGAGCTGGACTGCGTTCTTCTTCGGATCGTCCGATCCCGGCAACGCCATCACCGTGGACAAGCCCCCTCTCAGCATCTGGGTGATGTCCTTATCGGTCCGAACGTTCGGCCTGAGCCCGTGGAGTCTGCTCCTCCCCCAAGCTGTCATGGGTGTCATCAGTGTGTATCTGCTGTACCGCATGGTCCGAAAACGCTCCGACGCCCCGACCGGGCTCCTCGCCGGAGCCTTCCTGGCCGTCATTCCCGTGGCCACGGTCATGTTCCGCTACAACAATCCGGATGCCCTCCTGACGCTGCTCATGATCGGCATCGCCTACTCCACGCTGGAAGCCATAGATCGCGGCCAACTCCGCTGGCTGCTGCTGGCCGGGTTGCTGACGGGTGCTGCGGTCCTCACCAAGCAGCTCCAGGTCTTACTGCTTCTGCCGTCGATTGCGGTGGCATATGTTCTGTTCGCCCGCACCTCAGTGGGCAAACGCTTTCTACATCTGCTGGCGGCGCTCGCCGCAGCCGTGGTGGCCGGCGGGTGGTGGTTCCTGCTGGTCCAGCTCACGGACCCTTCCCAACGGCCGTTCATAGGGGGCTCGAGGAACAACAGCGCCATCGAGCTCACGCTGGGCTACAACGGGCTGGACCGTCTCACCGGGGAAGACGCCAGCCGGACAATGGCCGCCGGCATCGCCGGGCCGGCCGACGACCTCGCTAGCGGCTTCCAGCGGTTCCTGCAGCCACAATTCTCCGGACAGAGCGGGTGGCTCCTCCCCTTGGCCACCGCAGGTCTGTTCATCGGCGTGTGGTGGGTCTGGCGGCGGCAGGCTCCCCCCGCGGCCCGAGCACTTCTCCTGCTCTGCTGCGTCTGGTTCGCCTCCGGCGCCTCAGTGGTCGCCTTCATGTCAGGCATCGTGCACCCCTACTACATCCTGGCCGCCGTACCGCCCATCTGCGCTCTGGCGGCAGTTGCCCTCATGCATTTCATGCGTGGTTTCCACAAGTCCCGCACACGCTTCCTCGCCGTCGTTACTTTGATCGCGAGCATGATTTTTGCCTTTGTCACGGTATCGCGTTCGACGGAGGATTTTCCGGGGTTGCCTTACGCCATGCTCGTAGTTTGGGGGGTTGCGATCGCCGGAGTCCTCCTTCGCGCACCAAATCCCCGGGTGGCGCAGGTGGCCGGGGCGATGCTGGTTGGCACCCTGTTTCTTGGTCCCGTTCTGTGGTCGCTGAACACGGTCCTTAGCCCCCACAACGGAGGCGGCGTCATTGCCGGTCCGGGTATTCTCGGCATGCGCACCGACGACCGCACTCGCGCGCCTTCCGGCACGCCCCCAAACCTACTGACAGTCGCGTATGGTGATCTGCCGTCGCCGACTCTGCTTGAGAGACTACGCCATCAGCCGCCGTCAACGATCTGGGCGGCTGCCTTCGTCGGTTCCGAAACCGCGGCCAACTATCAGCTGGATTCTGGCCAGGCGATGCTGCCGCTCGGAGGATTCGACGGCACGGACCCATTTCCGACACTGGAGCAGTTCAAGGCCCTCGTGGCAGAAGGCCGGGTGGGCGCCATCGTGATACAGAATCTGCCTCCATGGACGCTGGAGGGCCGGGGCGAGTCCGCCCGCATCGTCGAGTGGGTGAGAGCACGCTTTGTGGCCGAGCGCATCGGCGACGCAGACTACTTCCAGCTAGCCAGGTAG